A segment of the Bos taurus isolate L1 Dominette 01449 registration number 42190680 breed Hereford chromosome 8, ARS-UCD2.0, whole genome shotgun sequence genome:
TTGGGAAGGGCTGAGGCCCTTGGTCTGGCCTTGGAGCCTGCTGCTGCCAGCCCTCTTTGTCCATGAGAGCTGGCACTGCCTGCTGGAGGCCTTTGGGACCTGTGTTCTCAGACCCATATTCCCAGAATAACAATAAACACTTCCATGTGCTGAGGGCGTACGCGGGGCCAAATGTGCCTGTCATCTCGCGGACGGGAACCCCTTCTGATCCTCACTAGGATCCAGGAGGTGgttcccatttgacagatgaggaaactgaggcaccgaTGGGGAGGGACCTGGTCAAGGCCCATGAAGAGGCAGTGTAGGGGTGGGGACCATATCCTGGGTTCCTGGGTCTCAGGAGCGGGTGACCTTGCTAAGCCCTCAGCATCTGCACCCAGAATGAGCCAACAGGGTCCACTGGGGGGGCCTGAGGGCAGAAGGGGCTGGTTTGGCCTCTCACCTCAGGGTCTGGGCTTCTCCTCACAGACGGTCTAGCGGTGTTCCAGGCCTTCCTCCGCACTGAGTTTAGTGAGGAGAACCTGGAATTCTGGCTGGCATGCGAGGACTTCAAGAAGGTCAAGTCACAGTCCAAGATGGCGGCCAAGGCCAAGAAGATCTTTGCTGAGTACATCGCCATTCAGGCGTGCAAGGAGGTAGGGCTTTGGGCTGGGCCCTCAGGCCCCCGTCCCCATGCCCAGCGGCCTCTCGGTGAGGGGGCTGGCTGGAAGCCTCAAGGAGGGGCTCAGCAAGGGGAGAGGCCAGAGTGACTCTTAGAGGCCAAGTGCTCAGGGTGAAGAGGAAGCAGGCTGGGGTTCCCGGGAAGAACAGAATCCTGACTGATAACACAAATGGCGACTGTCAGGGGCTGCTAGGTGCCAGGCCCATGCAAAGCCCTTCACAGATGAGCGCTCATATTTACCCCTCACAACAACCTGTAATATAGGTTTTAATATTATGTTCGTTTTTAAAATGAGGAGACAAAGTCTCAGAGAGCCTAATGTCTACTGAGtgcttcctgtgtgccaggcattatcttttttaaataaatggatggTGATGCTTAATGTTCACAGCTCTTTGAGGACTGTACTGTTATTCCAGCCTATAATTAAGACAGCCAGGGCTCAGAGCACTTAAGCGATTCGCTTAAGGTCACACACCTAACATGTGGCAatgctgggatttgaacccaggtagcCTGACCCTAGAGGTGATATTTTCAGGCCCTAAAAACTCTACCACCCGTCCAGTCAGTGACCGAACCAGGACTTGACTCTGCAAACCTATGGGGTTCCCCTCTGAACCTTACGATGTGGAGTAGAAGGGCTTGGAGATGAGAGGCTGGGCAGGTCCTGACCCGGCCCCCGGCTCCTAGGAGCGGCTTCTTGCAGGCAGCCCTGACCTCATCGCCCTCCGCCCCGCAGGTAAACCTGGACTCATACACACGGGAGCATACCAAGGACAACCTGCAGAGTGTCACTCGGGGCTGCTTCGACCTGGCACAGAAGCGCATCTTTGGGCTCATGGAGAAGGACTCGTACCCACGCTTCCTCCGCTCGGACCTCTACCTGGACCTCATTAACCAGAAGAAGATGAGTCCCCCGCTTTAGGGGCCACGTGGGTAGAGCTCAGTGTTCACACCAGGCAGGCTGGGCCccttcccacctgcc
Coding sequences within it:
- the RGS3 gene encoding regulator of G-protein signaling 3 isoform X12, with the protein product MKNKLGIFRRRNESPGAQPTGKTDKVMKSFKPTSEEALKWGESLEKLLVHKYGLAVFQAFLRTEFSEENLEFWLACEDFKKVKSQSKMAAKAKKIFAEYIAIQACKEVNLDSYTREHTKDNLQSVTRGCFDLAQKRIFGLMEKDSYPRFLRSDLYLDLINQKKMSPPL
- the RGS3 gene encoding regulator of G-protein signaling 3 isoform X11 — protein: MLRGMYLTRNGNLQRRHTMKEAKDMKNKLGIFRRRNESPGAQPTGKTDKVMKSFKPTSEEALKWGESLEKLLVHKYGLAVFQAFLRTEFSEENLEFWLACEDFKKVKSQSKMAAKAKKIFAEYIAIQACKEVNLDSYTREHTKDNLQSVTRGCFDLAQKRIFGLMEKDSYPRFLRSDLYLDLINQKKMSPPL